Proteins encoded in a region of the Esox lucius isolate fEsoLuc1 chromosome 9, fEsoLuc1.pri, whole genome shotgun sequence genome:
- the pus10 gene encoding putative tRNA pseudouridine synthase Pus10 — MMLPLKENDRPIVKKLLEAGCCARCVLRFCFLEVQSAYRQPYEDTAKELLAFINDEETNVTKDSAVQDQLTKDPPSKKIKLDTAKTDVQAEGDSALVPTVTEEGGARLVKSDVCVVCLGVLQEFCDEAYATKISEVVKAENYQFDTMVLSVSLPAQLSVREHSCWLHVKKEVRKKSMLLDKDDVIKVKDAFKWIMQGLVSKELGGVSVVTKINRQTEQFEVGVGFTHPETDSDCHFLAGACSDCFSPTKNKANVFTRMAVAKAIGKVSDEKFLKKFPCPPTRPASKCVAQDVQCLHVSVFVAGRYNKFSRTLPQTPWVIDGERRMESSVEELIAAPLLSSFRAKGFNFSSSGREDVDVRTLGNGRPFALELLNPHRARFNKAEIRQLQETINQSSDKIRVRDLQIVSRDAMGHMKEGEEDKTKSYSALIWTQKAIDKDDITFLEETKELKLAQKTPLRVLHRRPLTVRERVIHTMSTRFLDAHHFHLVLRTQAGTYIKEFVHGDFGRTKPNLCDLLKTDTDILELDVESVDVDWPPPVPE, encoded by the exons ATGATGTTGCCCCTGAAGGAAAATGATCGACCAATAGTGAAGAAGCTACTGGAAGCTGGGTGTTGTGCCCGCTGTGTCCTGAGGTTCTGCTTCTTGGAGGTGCAGTCAGCTTACCGGCAGCCTTATGAG GATACAGCAAAGGAGCTCCTTGCTTTCATCAATGACGAAGAGACAAATGTAACCAAAGATTCAGCAGTGCAGGACCAGCTCACAAAAGACCCCCCAAGTAAGAAAATTAAGCTGGACACGGCCAAGACCGATGTCCAAGCAGAAGGCGACTCCGCTCTGGTCCCCACGGTAACAGAGGAAGGCGGTGCCAGGCTTGTCAAatcggatgtgtgtgtggtgtgcctGGGAGTTCTACAAGAGTTCTGTGATGAAGCTTATGCTACAAAG ATATCAGAAGTGGTGAAGGCTGAAAATTACCAGTTTGACACAATGGTACTGTCTGTGTCCCTGCCTGCACAGTTGTCAGTCCGAGAg CACTCTTGTTGGCTGCATGTTAAGAAGGAAGTGAG GAAGAAGTCCATGTTGCTTGATAAGGATGATGTCATCAAGGTGAAGGATGCATTTAAGTGGATAATGCAGGGTCTGGTGTCCAAAGAGCTGGGGGGTGTATCTGTGGTGACCAAG ATCAATCGACAAACGGAACAGTTTGAGGTTGGCGTAGGGTTCACGCACCCAGAGACCGACTCCGACTGTCACTTCCT GGCCGGCGCCTGTTCAGACTGCTTCAGTCCTACTAAAAACAAAGCG AATGTCTTCACAAGAATGGCCGTGGCCAAAGCCATCGGGAAGGTTTCTGACGAGAAGTTTCTAAA aaaGTTTCCCTGTCCACCTACGCGACCAGCCAGCAAATGTGTAGCGCAAGACGTTCAGTGTCTTCACGTGTCTGTTTTTGTTGCGG GGAGGTACAACAAGTTTTCCCGCACATTGCCCCAGACCCCCTGGGTGATTGACGGAGAGCGGAGGATGGAGTCCTCGGTGGAGGAGCTGATTGCCgcacccctcctctcctctttccggGCCAAAG GGTTTAATTTCTCCTCTTCAGGAAGGGAGGATGTGGATGTACGGACACTCGGAAACG GTCGCCCGTTTGCACTGGAGCTGCTGAATCCTCACAGGGCCAGATTCAATAAGGCAGAGATCCGGCAACTGCAGGAG ACCATTAACCAGTCCTCAGACAAAATCAGAGTCAGAGATTTGCAGATCGTAAGCAG agatgcAATGGGTCACATGAAGGAGGGTGAGGAGGACAAGACCAAGTCGTACAGTGCCCTCATATGGACCCAGAAAGCCATCGACAAAGATGACATCACATTCTTAGAGGAAACCAAA GAGTTGAAGCTAGCACAGAAGACGCCGCTGAGGGTGTTGCACCGCAGGCCGCTAACCGTCCGGGAGCGCGTTATCCACACCATGAGCACGCGTTTCCTGGACGCGCATCACTTCCACCTGGTGCTGCGCACGCAGGCAGGGAC TTACATCAAGGAGTTTGTCCACGGAGACTTCGGTCGCACAAAGCCCAACCTGTGTGACCTGCTGAAGACTGATACAGATATCCTCGAACTGGACGTTGAG TCTGTCGATGTGGACTGGCCACCTCCCGTCCCAGAGTGA
- the fam161a gene encoding protein FAM161A isoform X2, which produces MANAHRTNVLVTSCLKTPVDPHTKAPLALYERERTIPYSSAAAHVDNRDYEKELEYDDSGSEFGGVECLEKGSPLMIKDYRVTGDHIDLREFYFSNEEYYRKLEELKMTHLRTMAELEGMYRKKLEHKGTLTSDKVQGSQEHRSYLKISPMPVRSLRKAHSALELRRGLGLSDTSDEEVAINNDVEKGLQSSPKEHIKNMWQDFKLSPGQRHPSTSSLQSLPGGQKGLKKGVKGKGHRQGRKDVEQALWKPRVTIPRPFHMTVRENQKRQKGVKTRSEIELENAALRKQLEELTECQRKFRASPVPAHVRLPLYEELHERDEERRRSMREREQQRLLSIQQPFSFLERERLKKARREEQLRNLLPISQDRVRPFRAKPVPKAVYDAASGEQLKEEQLYRAIKMQMRAQELLHSASMPPSMLARRLSERQGTKGEARGDTAGSEEDSSTPYRPKINPEVPDFDSSYRRFKKQLESRRDVKPVTTCEPFQLRTSQIPSHRERILADIKKEEMSPRAKRWPYVSTVVPVRSPNSSLCSSLSGSLEQLPTKITDATKKRQEAVRKQDLQRRKEYQDEMREIKERVKERPLLLEQVAQMNAKHSAEKRYTDTLRGCGLSEDFIRGQVAKSQYPGGQEAAFRTSFSSDSTQSHKEETDASANYMKDFQNDYQDDYEDSSADQELEDEQKEDETDECEYKNVEDEDRRHEEAQYERVDTGRSLDDGDDNHTDDSCRYSDDDEHYSDASEHYLPLDEERNECSELIKRRQSSLSYRISHHSQSSQNSESDRESTAIADMKSDEDD; this is translated from the exons ATGGCAAACGCGCATCGCACAAACGTCTTGGTTACCTCTTGCTTGAAAACGCCGGTAGACCCACATACCAAGGCTCCTTTGGCGCTGTATGAAAGGGAGCGTACCATTCCATATTCATCAGCAGCTGCTCATGTCGACAATCGAGACTATGAGAAAGAG CTGGAGTATGATGACTCAGGTTCTGAGTTTGGTGGCGTGGAATGTCTAGAGAAGGGCAGCCCCCTGATGATCAAAGATTACCGTGTGACGGGGGATCACATTGACCTGCGCGAGTTCTACTTCTCCAATGAGGAGTACTACCGCAAGTTGGAAGAGCTGAAGATGACCCACCTTCGCACCATGGCCGAACTGGAGGGGATGTACCGCAAGAAGCTTGAGCACAAAGGCACTCTAACCTCGGACAAAGTGCAGGGCTCACAGGAACACAG GTCATACTTGAAGATCAGCCCTATGCCCGTTCGGAGTCTGAGGAAGGCTCACTCAGCTCTGGAGCTCCGAAGGGGCTTGGGGCTCTCAGACACATCCGACGAGGAAGTTGCCATCAACAACGATGTGGAGAAGGGTCTGCAGTCCTCTCCCAAAGAGCACATCAAGAATATGTGGCAGGACTTCAAGCTGTCTCCTGGTCAGCGCCACCCATCCACATCCTCCCTCCAGAGCCTCCCAGGGGGCCAAAAGGGCCTCAAGAAAGGCGTCAAGGGTAAGGGCCATAGACAAGGACGAAAAGATGTTGAACAAGCACTCTGGAAACCCAGGGTGACCATCCCTAGGCCATTCCACATGACCGTGCGGGAGAACCAGAAACGTCAGAAAGGTGTCAAGACGCGCTCAGAAATTGAGCTGGAGAACGCTGCCCTGCGGAAGCAGTTGGAGGAGCTTACTGAATGCCAGCGGAAATTCCGTGCCAGCCCCGTGCCCGCCCATGTGCGCCTGCCCCTCTACGAGGAGCTTCATGAACGTGATGAGGAGAGGCGACGGTCCATGCGCGAGCGAGAGCAACAGCGTCTGCTCTCCATCCAGCAGCCCTTCAGCTTCTTAGAGCGTGAGCGTCTGAAGAAGGCGCGGAGAGAGGAGCAACTCCGCAACCTGCTCCCAATCAGCCAAGACAGAGTACGACCATTTAGGGCCAAACCCGTGCCCAAGGCGGTGTATGATGCAGCATCGGGCGAGCAACTGAAAGAGGAGCAGCTGTACCGGGCCATTAAGATGCAGATGAGGGCACAGGAGCTACTCCACAGTGCCTCGATGCCGCCCAGCATGCTGGCACGCCGCCTCAGCGAACGCCAGGGGACCAAGGGTGAAGCCAGGGGGGACACCGCTGGATCAGAGGAGGACAGTAGCACCCCCTACAGGCCTAAAATTAATCCAGAAGTCCCTGACTTTGACTCCAGCTACAGAAGGTTCAAGAAGCAGTTGGAGAGCCGTCGCGACGTGAAACCCGTGACGACGTGTGAGCCATTTCAGCTCCGGACGTCACAGATTCCCTCACACCGTGAACGCATCCTGGCTGACATAAAGAAGGAGGAGATGAGCCCCCGGGCCAAACGATGGCCCTACGTCAGCACAGTTGTACCTGTGCGCTCACCCAATTCAAGCCTTTGCTCTTCCCTGTCAGGCAGTCTGGAACAGCTGCCCACCAAAATCACAGACGCCACCAAAAAACGCCAAGAGGCTGTGAG GAAGCAGGACCTTCAGCGCAGGAAGGagtaccaggatgaaatgaGAGAGATTAAGGAGAGAGTTAAGGAGAGGCCTCTGCTGTTGGAACAGGTTGCACAG ATGAACGCCAAACACTCTGCAGAGAAACGCTACACAGACACTCTGCGAGGGTGTGGACTTAGTGAAGACTTCATCCGTGGCCAAGTGGCTAAGTCCCAGTATCCAGGTGGTCAAGAAGCTGCTTTCAGGACCTCCTTCTCTAGTGATTCCACACAAAG TCATAAGGAAGAGACTGATGCATCTGCAAACTACATGAAGGACTTCCAGAATGACTACCAAGATGATTATGAAGACAGCTCTGCTGATCAGGAACTAGAAGATGAGCAGAAGGAGGATGAGACGGATGAGTGTGAGTATAAAAACGTGGAAGACGAAGACAGACGCCATGAGGAAGCACAATATGAGAGGGTGGACACTGGGCGTTCTTTAGACGATGGAGATGACAACCACACAGATGACAGCTGCCGTTACTCTGATGACGATGAACATTACTCAGACGCCAGTGAGCATTACTTGCCCCTGGATGAAGAAAGGAATGAGTGCAGTGAGCTTATTAAAAGGCGCCAGAGCAGCCTGAGTTACAGAATCAGCCATCACAGCCAAAGTAGTCAGAACTCTGAGAGTGACAGGGAAAGCACAGCAATAGCTGATATGAAAAGTGATGAGGATGACTGA
- the cct4 gene encoding T-complex protein 1 subunit delta, which translates to MPEPMSAPKMSNGGMKNKGRGAYVDRDKPAQIRFSNISAGKAVAECIRTSLGPKGMDKMIQDGKGDVTITNDGATILKQMQVLHPAAKMMVELSKAQDIEAGDGTTSVVVIAGALLDACAKLLQKGIHPTTISESFQKAVDKGVEVLTGMSQPVLLSDRETLLNSATTSLCSKVVSQYSSLLAPMSVDAVMHVIDPATATGVDLHDIHIVKKLGGTIDDCELVDGLVLTQRVVNSSVSRVEKAKIGLIQFCLSPPKTDMDNQIVVSDYAQMDRVLREERAYILNLVKQIKKAGCNVLLIQKSILRDALSDLALHFLNKMKIMVVKEIEREDIEFICKTIGTKPVAHIDQFLPEMLGSAELAEEVSLDGSGKLVKITGCTSPGKTVSIVVRGSNKLVIEEAERSIHDALCVIRCLVKKRALIAGGGAPEIELALRLAEYSRTLPGMEAYCVRAYADALEVVPSTLAENAGLNPISTVTELRNRHAQGEKTAGINVRKGGISNILEELVVQPLLVSVSALTLATETVRSILKIDDVVNTR; encoded by the exons ATGCCTGAACCAATGTCTGCTCCAAAGATGTCAAATGGTGGCATGAAAAACAAAGGACGAGGTGCATATGTGGACCGTGACAAGCCAGCACAGATTCGTTTCAGTAATATCTCCGCAGGGAAAG CTGTTGCTGAATGCATCAGAACCAGCCTGGGCCCTAAGGGCATGGACAAAATG ATCCAGGATGGGAAGGGTGACGTGACCATCACTAATGACGGAGCCACCATTCTGAAACAGATGCAGGTGCTTCACCCTGCAGCTAAGATG atggTGGAGCTGTCCAAAGCCCAGGATATTGAAGCTGGTGATGGCACCACCTCTGTGGTGGTGATAGCTGGTGCGCTGCTGGATGCGTGTGCCAAACTGCTGCAGAAGG GCATCCACCCCACCACCATCTCAGAGTCCTTCCAGAAGGCTGTGGACAAGGGCGTGGAGGTGCTGACAGGCATGAGCCAGCCAGTGCTGCTGAGTGACCGTGAGACTCTACTGAACAGCGCCACCACCTCGCTGTGCTCCAAGGTGGTGTCTCAGTACTCCAGCCTGCTGGCACCCATGAGCGTGGACGCGGTGATGCACGTCATTGACCCGGCCACTGCCACCGGCGTGGACCTGCACGACATCCACATCGTCAAGAAGCTGGG TGGGACCATTGATGACTGCGAGCTGGTGGATGGCCTGGTGCTGACCCAGAGGGTGGTAAACTCCAGTGTGTCCCGTGTGGAGAAGGCAAAGATCGGCCTCATCCAGTTCTGCCTGTCCCCGCCTAAAACCGAT ATGGACAACCAAATAGTGGTGTCTGACTATGCCCAGATGGACCGTGTGCTACGCGAGGAGCGTGCCTACATCCTCAACCTGGTCAAACAGATCAAGAAGGCAGGCTGCAACGTCCTGCTCATCCAGAAGTCCATCCTCAG GGATGCTCTGAGTGACCTGGCCCTTCACTTCCTGAACAAGATGAAGATCATGGTGGTGAAAGAGATCGAAAGGGAGGACATTGAATTCATCTGCAAG ACCATTGGCACCAAGCCAGTCGCCCACATCGACCAGTTCCTTCCGGAGATGCTGGGTTCCGCTGAGTTGGCAGAAGAAGTCAGTCTGGATGGCTCTGGCAAGCTGGTCAAG ATTACAGGTTGCACCAGCCCCGGGAAAACTGTGAGCATTGTGGTGCGCGGCTCCAACAAGCTGGTGATTGAGGAGGCGGAGCGCTCCATCCATGACGCCCTGTGTGTCATCCGCTGCCTAGTCAAGAAGAG AGCATTGATTGCTGGTGGCGGTGCCCCCGAGATCGAGCTGGCCCTGCGCCTGGCAGAGTACTCCCGCACTCTCCCAGGCATGGAGGCGTACTGCGTGAGAGCATACGCTGATGCCCTGGAAGTTGTGCCATCCACACTAGCCGAGAATGCCGGCCTGAACCCCATCTCCACCGTCACAGAGCTCCGCAACAGACATGCCCAAGGAGAGAAGACCGCCGGGATCAATGTCCGCAAG GGTGGTATTTCCAACATCCTGGAGGAACTGGTGGTTCAGCCTCTACTGGTGTCTGTCAGTGCCTTGACTCTGGCCACTGAGACTGTCCGCAGCATTCTCAAGATTGACGATGTG GTTAACACCCGATAA
- the fam161a gene encoding protein FAM161A isoform X1 encodes MANAHRTNVLVTSCLKTPVDPHTKAPLALYERERTIPYSSAAAHVDNRDYEKELEYDDSGSEFGGVECLEKGSPLMIKDYRVTGDHIDLREFYFSNEEYYRKLEELKMTHLRTMAELEGMYRKKLEHKGTLTSDKVQGSQEHRSYLKISPMPVRSLRKAHSALELRRGLGLSDTSDEEVAINNDVEKGLQSSPKEHIKNMWQDFKLSPGQRHPSTSSLQSLPGGQKGLKKGVKGKGHRQGRKDVEQALWKPRVTIPRPFHMTVRENQKRQKGVKTRSEIELENAALRKQLEELTECQRKFRASPVPAHVRLPLYEELHERDEERRRSMREREQQRLLSIQQPFSFLERERLKKARREEQLRNLLPISQDRVRPFRAKPVPKAVYDAASGEQLKEEQLYRAIKMQMRAQELLHSASMPPSMLARRLSERQGTKGEARGDTAGSEEDSSTPYRPKINPEVPDFDSSYRRFKKQLESRRDVKPVTTCEPFQLRTSQIPSHRERILADIKKEEMSPRAKRWPYVSTVVPVRSPNSSLCSSLSGSLEQLPTKITDATKKRQEAVRKVLEMRKKAEEQEERWKERQKQREKELAKEVAKRAQANDAHMPLSKTNQAKLKQFRKQDLQRRKEYQDEMREIKERVKERPLLLEQVAQMNAKHSAEKRYTDTLRGCGLSEDFIRGQVAKSQYPGGQEAAFRTSFSSDSTQSHKEETDASANYMKDFQNDYQDDYEDSSADQELEDEQKEDETDECEYKNVEDEDRRHEEAQYERVDTGRSLDDGDDNHTDDSCRYSDDDEHYSDASEHYLPLDEERNECSELIKRRQSSLSYRISHHSQSSQNSESDRESTAIADMKSDEDD; translated from the exons ATGGCAAACGCGCATCGCACAAACGTCTTGGTTACCTCTTGCTTGAAAACGCCGGTAGACCCACATACCAAGGCTCCTTTGGCGCTGTATGAAAGGGAGCGTACCATTCCATATTCATCAGCAGCTGCTCATGTCGACAATCGAGACTATGAGAAAGAG CTGGAGTATGATGACTCAGGTTCTGAGTTTGGTGGCGTGGAATGTCTAGAGAAGGGCAGCCCCCTGATGATCAAAGATTACCGTGTGACGGGGGATCACATTGACCTGCGCGAGTTCTACTTCTCCAATGAGGAGTACTACCGCAAGTTGGAAGAGCTGAAGATGACCCACCTTCGCACCATGGCCGAACTGGAGGGGATGTACCGCAAGAAGCTTGAGCACAAAGGCACTCTAACCTCGGACAAAGTGCAGGGCTCACAGGAACACAG GTCATACTTGAAGATCAGCCCTATGCCCGTTCGGAGTCTGAGGAAGGCTCACTCAGCTCTGGAGCTCCGAAGGGGCTTGGGGCTCTCAGACACATCCGACGAGGAAGTTGCCATCAACAACGATGTGGAGAAGGGTCTGCAGTCCTCTCCCAAAGAGCACATCAAGAATATGTGGCAGGACTTCAAGCTGTCTCCTGGTCAGCGCCACCCATCCACATCCTCCCTCCAGAGCCTCCCAGGGGGCCAAAAGGGCCTCAAGAAAGGCGTCAAGGGTAAGGGCCATAGACAAGGACGAAAAGATGTTGAACAAGCACTCTGGAAACCCAGGGTGACCATCCCTAGGCCATTCCACATGACCGTGCGGGAGAACCAGAAACGTCAGAAAGGTGTCAAGACGCGCTCAGAAATTGAGCTGGAGAACGCTGCCCTGCGGAAGCAGTTGGAGGAGCTTACTGAATGCCAGCGGAAATTCCGTGCCAGCCCCGTGCCCGCCCATGTGCGCCTGCCCCTCTACGAGGAGCTTCATGAACGTGATGAGGAGAGGCGACGGTCCATGCGCGAGCGAGAGCAACAGCGTCTGCTCTCCATCCAGCAGCCCTTCAGCTTCTTAGAGCGTGAGCGTCTGAAGAAGGCGCGGAGAGAGGAGCAACTCCGCAACCTGCTCCCAATCAGCCAAGACAGAGTACGACCATTTAGGGCCAAACCCGTGCCCAAGGCGGTGTATGATGCAGCATCGGGCGAGCAACTGAAAGAGGAGCAGCTGTACCGGGCCATTAAGATGCAGATGAGGGCACAGGAGCTACTCCACAGTGCCTCGATGCCGCCCAGCATGCTGGCACGCCGCCTCAGCGAACGCCAGGGGACCAAGGGTGAAGCCAGGGGGGACACCGCTGGATCAGAGGAGGACAGTAGCACCCCCTACAGGCCTAAAATTAATCCAGAAGTCCCTGACTTTGACTCCAGCTACAGAAGGTTCAAGAAGCAGTTGGAGAGCCGTCGCGACGTGAAACCCGTGACGACGTGTGAGCCATTTCAGCTCCGGACGTCACAGATTCCCTCACACCGTGAACGCATCCTGGCTGACATAAAGAAGGAGGAGATGAGCCCCCGGGCCAAACGATGGCCCTACGTCAGCACAGTTGTACCTGTGCGCTCACCCAATTCAAGCCTTTGCTCTTCCCTGTCAGGCAGTCTGGAACAGCTGCCCACCAAAATCACAGACGCCACCAAAAAACGCCAAGAGGCTGTGAG AAAGGTGCTTGAGATGAGGAAAAAGgcagaggaacaggaggagagatggaaagagagacagaagcagagagagaaggagcttGCGAAGGAGGTTGCCAAGCGGGCCCAGGCCAACGATGCTCATATGCCCCTTTCCAAGACCAACCAGGCCAAACTCAAGCAGTTCAG GAAGCAGGACCTTCAGCGCAGGAAGGagtaccaggatgaaatgaGAGAGATTAAGGAGAGAGTTAAGGAGAGGCCTCTGCTGTTGGAACAGGTTGCACAG ATGAACGCCAAACACTCTGCAGAGAAACGCTACACAGACACTCTGCGAGGGTGTGGACTTAGTGAAGACTTCATCCGTGGCCAAGTGGCTAAGTCCCAGTATCCAGGTGGTCAAGAAGCTGCTTTCAGGACCTCCTTCTCTAGTGATTCCACACAAAG TCATAAGGAAGAGACTGATGCATCTGCAAACTACATGAAGGACTTCCAGAATGACTACCAAGATGATTATGAAGACAGCTCTGCTGATCAGGAACTAGAAGATGAGCAGAAGGAGGATGAGACGGATGAGTGTGAGTATAAAAACGTGGAAGACGAAGACAGACGCCATGAGGAAGCACAATATGAGAGGGTGGACACTGGGCGTTCTTTAGACGATGGAGATGACAACCACACAGATGACAGCTGCCGTTACTCTGATGACGATGAACATTACTCAGACGCCAGTGAGCATTACTTGCCCCTGGATGAAGAAAGGAATGAGTGCAGTGAGCTTATTAAAAGGCGCCAGAGCAGCCTGAGTTACAGAATCAGCCATCACAGCCAAAGTAGTCAGAACTCTGAGAGTGACAGGGAAAGCACAGCAATAGCTGATATGAAAAGTGATGAGGATGACTGA